In Treponema rectale, a single genomic region encodes these proteins:
- a CDS encoding type I restriction-modification system subunit M, which produces MITGEIKNKIDSIWDDFFSAGMSEYLTVIEQFSYLMFIHSLDEVENETEQYEKMSGEKKEHIFPEDKQKYRWHIFKTFEETELFNLMNKEIFPFIKKINANEESAFARYMKDAAFSIPSPQTLKAVITKLDELFENPEVQARDMLGDIYEYVLSKMNSSGQVGMFRTPKQIRDMMVQLIRPQPMDTICDPACGTAGFLISSAEFIRDTYGNKMGDKEWEHYSKGLLTGFDTGSTMLKISAMNLLLHSIHEPHIAYQDSVSKNNEIEGEFDIILANPPFTGSVNKSTIAESLTNVCSTTKTELLFVALFIRMLKKGGRCACIVPDGVLFGSSNAHKALRKELVENHQLAAVISMPSGVFKPYAGVSTGILVFTKTGAGGTDNVWFYDMKADGYSLDDKRQPIEANDIPDIIKRFHNLEAEKDRKRTEQSFFVPKSEIVANNYDLSINKYKEVVYEKVEYPAPKVLIGEIKDLQKEIAADLSELEKMLGE; this is translated from the coding sequence ATGATTACTGGCGAAATAAAAAACAAAATAGATTCAATCTGGGACGACTTTTTCAGTGCAGGTATGAGCGAATATCTGACTGTCATTGAACAGTTCTCATATCTTATGTTTATACATTCTCTTGATGAGGTTGAAAATGAAACCGAACAGTACGAAAAAATGTCAGGAGAAAAGAAGGAACATATTTTCCCAGAAGATAAACAGAAATACCGCTGGCATATTTTTAAGACCTTTGAAGAAACAGAACTTTTTAATTTGATGAACAAAGAGATTTTTCCGTTCATCAAAAAAATAAATGCAAACGAAGAAAGTGCTTTTGCCCGCTACATGAAAGATGCTGCCTTCTCTATTCCAAGCCCGCAGACCTTAAAAGCTGTAATTACAAAGCTTGATGAACTTTTTGAAAATCCAGAAGTTCAAGCCCGTGACATGCTTGGTGATATTTACGAATATGTTTTGAGCAAGATGAATTCTAGTGGCCAGGTAGGAATGTTCCGTACTCCAAAACAGATTCGCGACATGATGGTTCAGCTGATTCGTCCACAACCAATGGATACAATCTGTGACCCGGCTTGTGGTACAGCAGGCTTCCTTATTTCTTCTGCAGAATTTATCCGCGACACATACGGAAACAAGATGGGCGATAAAGAATGGGAGCATTATTCAAAAGGACTTCTTACTGGTTTTGACACAGGAAGTACAATGCTCAAAATTTCCGCAATGAACCTTCTGCTCCACTCAATTCATGAGCCGCATATTGCTTATCAGGACAGTGTAAGTAAAAATAACGAAATTGAAGGTGAATTTGATATTATTCTTGCAAATCCGCCGTTTACAGGAAGCGTAAATAAATCAACAATTGCGGAAAGTCTTACAAACGTATGTTCTACAACCAAAACCGAACTTCTTTTTGTTGCCTTGTTTATCCGTATGCTTAAGAAAGGCGGCCGATGTGCTTGTATTGTTCCTGATGGAGTTTTGTTTGGTTCATCTAATGCACATAAAGCTCTTCGCAAAGAGCTGGTAGAAAACCATCAGCTTGCAGCAGTTATCAGTATGCCAAGCGGTGTATTTAAGCCTTATGCCGGAGTAAGTACAGGTATTCTTGTTTTCACAAAAACAGGTGCAGGTGGAACAGACAATGTCTGGTTCTATGATATGAAAGCAGACGGATACTCGCTTGATGATAAACGCCAGCCAATTGAAGCAAATGACATTCCAGATATCATCAAACGCTTTCACAATCTTGAAGCAGAAAAAGACCGCAAACGTACCGAGCAGTCTTTCTTTGTTCCAAAGTCAGAAATTGTCGCAAATAATTATGACTTGAGCATCAACAAGTACAAAGAAGTTGTTTACGAAAAGGTTGAATATCCTGCTCCAAAAGTTCTTATTGGTGAAATTAAGGATTTGCAGAAAGAAATAGCTGCTGATTTGTCTGAATTAGAGAAAATGCTCGGAGAATAA
- a CDS encoding ATP-binding protein produces the protein MESQNIEYKKTWRDEYLKWICAFANTEGGKLYIGIDDNGNVCGVDDPHKLSEDIPNKIRNTMGLICTVNLLNKNGLDYFEIITEKYPFPVSYHGKYYRRTGSTMQEVSGVELDKMILSVQGRTWDSIPVPHISVDDLENDAIRLFKKKALDSGRLDEAALNVSSKTLIQNLHITEGEYLTRACMLAFHPDPEKWVTGAYIKVAYFENDADILYQDEIHGPLILQVEKTMDLIYSKYMKALISYDDIYRKETFFFPRAAFRELLLNAVIHKDYLSTTPIQIRIYKDKIRLWNDGALPKEVPVEDLFKEHVSKPCNPNLANVFFKCGMIESWARGFNKIKRYCEEENAKLPVIDLSLGGVTARCFASDKYLALMNEHQETENVPLNVPLNVLLTERQKTIFEMIVNDNTITAAIIADKLGKNEKTIKRDIDELKKQNLLKHSDSRNNGYWIILSGAEK, from the coding sequence ATGGAAAGTCAGAACATAGAATATAAAAAAACTTGGCGTGATGAATACCTCAAATGGATTTGTGCATTTGCAAATACTGAGGGCGGAAAGCTTTATATCGGCATAGACGACAATGGAAATGTTTGCGGTGTAGATGATCCTCATAAGCTGAGTGAAGATATTCCAAATAAAATCCGTAATACAATGGGATTAATCTGTACGGTGAATCTTCTTAATAAAAATGGTTTGGATTATTTTGAAATTATCACTGAAAAATACCCATTCCCTGTAAGTTATCACGGAAAATATTACAGACGAACTGGTTCAACAATGCAGGAAGTAAGCGGTGTTGAACTTGATAAAATGATTCTATCTGTACAAGGACGCACTTGGGATTCTATTCCAGTTCCACATATTTCAGTTGATGATTTGGAAAATGACGCAATTAGACTTTTCAAAAAAAAGGCGCTGGATTCTGGTCGTCTTGATGAAGCCGCTTTGAATGTATCAAGCAAAACTCTTATTCAGAATCTTCATATTACAGAAGGTGAATATTTAACTCGTGCCTGCATGCTTGCTTTTCATCCTGACCCGGAAAAATGGGTAACAGGGGCATATATTAAAGTCGCATATTTTGAAAACGATGCTGATATTTTGTATCAGGATGAAATACACGGTCCGCTTATTTTGCAGGTAGAAAAGACAATGGATCTCATATACTCAAAGTACATGAAAGCCCTTATTTCTTATGATGATATATATAGAAAAGAAACATTCTTTTTTCCTCGTGCGGCATTCCGTGAACTGCTTTTAAATGCAGTAATTCATAAGGATTATCTTTCTACTACTCCAATTCAGATTCGCATTTACAAAGATAAAATCAGACTCTGGAATGACGGTGCACTTCCAAAAGAAGTTCCGGTTGAAGATTTGTTCAAAGAACATGTTTCAAAACCATGCAATCCTAATCTTGCAAATGTATTCTTTAAGTGCGGTATGATTGAAAGCTGGGCGCGCGGTTTTAATAAAATAAAAAGATATTGTGAAGAAGAAAACGCAAAACTGCCTGTAATTGACCTTTCTCTTGGTGGTGTTACAGCCCGCTGTTTTGCTTCTGATAAATATCTGGCACTTATGAACGAGCATCAAGAGACAGAAAATGTCCCTTTAAATGTCCCTTTAAATGTCCTTTTAACCGAACGCCAGAAAACAATCTTTGAAATGATTGTAAATGACAACACTATTACAGCAGCAATTATTGCAGATAAGCTTGGGAAGAATGAAAAAACAATCAAGCGTGATATAGACGAATTGAAGAAACAAAATCTTTTAAAGCATTCTGATTCTAGAAACAACGGCTATTGGATAATTTTGTCAGGAGCTGAAAAATGA